A region from the Gossypium hirsutum isolate 1008001.06 chromosome A08, Gossypium_hirsutum_v2.1, whole genome shotgun sequence genome encodes:
- the LOC107894416 gene encoding nuclear transcription factor Y subunit C-9 yields MDQQGHGQPPAMGMMGSGGQVPYGTNPYQNQVTGTAPNPGSVVTSVGGIQSTGQPTGAQLAQHQLAYQQIHHQQQQQLQQQLQAFWANQYQEIEKVTDFKNHNLPLARIKKIMKADEDVRMISAEAPVIFARACEMFILELTLRSWNHTEENKRRTLQKNDIAAAITRTDIFDFLVDIVPREDLKDEVLASIPRGTMPVGGPADALSYYMPAQHAPQVGTPGMIMGKPVVDPAIYAQQSHPYMAQQMWPPGPEQQQSSSDH; encoded by the coding sequence ATGGACCAGCAAGGACATGGACAGCCCCCTGCCATGGGGATGATGGGTAGCGGAGGTCAAGTTCCTTACGGTACTAATCCGTATCAAAATCAAGTGACTGGGACGGCCCCAAATCCGGGTTCCGTCGTAACATCGGTTGGAGGTATTCAGTCCACAGGTCAGCCGACAGGAGCTCAACTTGCGCAGCACCAACTTGCTTATCAGCAAATCCACCATCAGCAACAACAGCAACTCCAGCAACAACTCCAGGCATTTTGGGCAAATCAGTATCAAGAGATCGAGAAAGTTACGGACTTCAAGAACCATAACCTTCCATTAGCGAGGATCAAGAAGATCATGAAAGCTGATGAAGATGTGAGGATGATATCTGCTGAGGCTCCGGTCATTTTTGCCCGGGCGTGCGAAATGTTCATCTTGGAATTGACATTGCGTTCGTGGAATCACACGGAAGAGAATAAAAGGAGGACACTTCAGAAAAACGATATTGCAGCAGCTATTACCAGGACTGACATATTCGATTTCTTAGTTGACATAGTTCCAAGGGAGGATTTGAAAGATGAAGTTCTCGCATCGATTCCACGAGGAACGATGCCTGTTGGAGGACCTGCTGATGCGCTGTCTTATTACATGCCTGCACAGCATGCACCTCAGGTCGGGACTCCGGGAATGATAATGGGGAAGCCGGTGGTGGACCCTGCTATCTATGCCCAGCAGTCTCACCCGTACATGGCGCAACAGATGTGGCCACCAGGTCCCGAGCAACAGCAGTCATCCTCTGATCATTAG